The following proteins come from a genomic window of Methanosarcina sp. MTP4:
- a CDS encoding DMT family transporter, with product MESRQVKASAQVIAASVIYGFAGIFFMYIKNMAAGPVVFYQLLFGFLFLAAYMAATGRLSGTRLKGKRKTLFLLGVWQAGVLLSYYTAVRYTNVSISALLLYTAPIYVVLLAPFFLKEKPNIRSFAALVFSLVGVAIVVGPENFSFVGGISGSAYLFGILMGLSAGFFYACIIMTSRHLRDEYSGLEQLFLSTAVTLVLLLPYSLGAPASSLLENLLVLLFLGVMITALGSILYFTGLMHVKAQNAGIISLLEPVSAILFSYLILDDPVYRSTLLGCALILSSSFLVSLEGEEAAEGNSGGEVSLSGKPAGLFRRSGEGQDKTGSK from the coding sequence ATGGAATCCCGGCAAGTAAAGGCCAGCGCCCAGGTTATTGCCGCATCCGTAATCTATGGGTTTGCAGGTATCTTTTTCATGTACATAAAGAATATGGCTGCAGGGCCGGTGGTGTTTTACCAGCTCCTTTTCGGGTTCCTTTTCCTTGCCGCATACATGGCAGCCACGGGCCGGCTTTCCGGGACACGTTTAAAGGGAAAACGAAAAACCCTCTTCCTCCTCGGAGTCTGGCAGGCAGGGGTTCTGCTTTCTTATTACACGGCTGTCCGCTACACCAATGTCTCGATTTCCGCCTTGCTCCTTTACACCGCCCCTATTTACGTGGTTCTTCTGGCTCCCTTTTTCCTGAAGGAGAAGCCGAATATACGAAGCTTTGCAGCTCTAGTCTTTTCCCTCGTCGGAGTGGCAATTGTGGTGGGACCGGAAAATTTCTCTTTCGTTGGGGGAATCTCTGGTTCTGCTTATCTCTTCGGCATATTGATGGGGCTTTCGGCGGGTTTTTTCTATGCCTGTATCATCATGACCTCCCGGCACCTCAGGGATGAATATTCGGGCCTGGAACAGCTTTTCCTTTCGACAGCCGTGACCCTTGTGCTCCTGCTTCCTTATTCACTGGGAGCTCCTGCTTCCTCCCTGCTCGAAAACCTGTTAGTGCTCCTCTTCCTGGGGGTGATGATCACCGCTCTTGGTTCAATCCTTTACTTCACGGGGCTTATGCACGTGAAAGCCCAGAACGCCGGTATCATTTCCCTGCTCGAACCGGTGAGTGCCATTCTCTTTTCATACCTTATTCTCGATGACCCTGTTTACCGGAGCACCCTGCTGGGCTGCGCCCTGATCCTTTCAAGTTCATTCCTGGTGAGCCTGGAAGGGGAGGAGGCTGCCGAAGGGAATTCCGGCGGGGAAGTTTCACTGTCCGGAAAACCAGCCGGCTTATTCAGGCGTTCCGGGGAAGGGCAGGATAAAACCGGGAGTAAATAG
- a CDS encoding PQQ-binding-like beta-propeller repeat protein, with the protein MERKTNKNNCSFAVIFTFSILIISMLAIPVYAADWPMWRNDQGSTGASAETINLPLTEKWHSSAPSVEENGAVVSNGIIYMSTDDGKLYAFVVATGTVVPGFPVATGFNYGSPAIDVSNQKVYALASSKLFAFNLDGTNAWTQTVGTIGTNYNEGPVIDEGYVYIKAGNQLRKYSSTGVLQWNSTTSGTNTQPSIMGNYVYSNSEYGQIRKYDKATGAEIIGGGFPISTSSGASVPAVVNGKIFFKGTQTYAYDANTGALLWQQPSGGDSTWSGSPAVYNGVVYVYGWDGVMYAFDENTGTPMAGFPSTILNPSGDRNWNSPAVAGDKVFIGAGTSQKLKVLGAAGTANAGVVLEEHLAFSTDPQGFDLCSPIISDGVVFAMLDGGGLYAYFDSGTIWIGGAIVIENDEDCTESQDVTLDLDRGSNNLVTEMRISEDPFFAGAVWEPYATNKMWTLSSGYETKTVYVQYRDSNGELSNVFNDQIEYSENCGATPSVESADTDGKKKDTFVQGQSIYVIGSNYDPSTTYDLYVVEDTTWSDHLTIPERVSLTAKWVTSDSSGNLPVTKIWDDSVLGTYDVIIDVNSNGIYDVGIDAIDDMDVNNAGFSTEVPEFPTVALPMAAILCLAFVFQRRKD; encoded by the coding sequence ATGGAACGTAAAACAAATAAGAATAACTGTAGTTTTGCAGTAATATTTACTTTCTCAATATTAATTATAAGTATGCTTGCAATTCCTGTGTATGCAGCCGATTGGCCGATGTGGAGAAATGACCAGGGAAGTACCGGAGCTTCGGCAGAAACTATCAATTTACCACTGACAGAAAAATGGCATTCTAGTGCACCTTCTGTGGAAGAAAATGGTGCAGTTGTTTCAAATGGAATTATATATATGTCTACTGATGATGGTAAACTATATGCCTTTGTAGTTGCAACCGGGACAGTAGTACCCGGATTTCCAGTTGCTACAGGATTCAACTATGGTTCACCAGCAATTGACGTTTCAAATCAAAAAGTATATGCTTTAGCGAGTAGCAAATTATTTGCTTTCAATTTGGACGGAACTAATGCATGGACCCAGACCGTAGGAACTATTGGAACTAATTATAATGAAGGACCTGTAATTGATGAAGGATATGTGTATATAAAAGCTGGAAATCAATTACGAAAATATAGTTCTACAGGAGTATTGCAATGGAATTCTACAACATCGGGGACTAACACACAACCGTCAATAATGGGCAACTATGTGTATTCAAATTCTGAATACGGTCAAATTAGAAAATATGATAAAGCAACTGGAGCTGAAATTATAGGCGGAGGCTTCCCTATTTCAACATCATCTGGTGCCTCTGTACCGGCTGTTGTAAATGGAAAAATATTCTTTAAAGGAACTCAAACATATGCATATGATGCTAACACAGGTGCTTTGCTCTGGCAACAACCCTCTGGTGGAGATAGTACCTGGTCAGGATCTCCAGCTGTATATAATGGAGTCGTATATGTTTACGGTTGGGATGGAGTAATGTATGCATTTGATGAAAATACAGGTACTCCTATGGCAGGTTTCCCGTCAACTATTTTAAATCCAAGTGGTGACCGTAATTGGAATTCACCCGCAGTTGCAGGCGATAAAGTGTTCATCGGCGCTGGAACCAGTCAAAAATTGAAAGTTCTGGGAGCTGCAGGAACAGCAAATGCTGGAGTAGTATTAGAAGAACACCTTGCATTTTCAACTGATCCTCAGGGTTTCGATCTGTGCTCACCTATAATATCCGATGGTGTTGTTTTTGCAATGCTTGATGGTGGAGGACTTTATGCATATTTCGACAGTGGGACAATTTGGATCGGTGGAGCTATAGTGATAGAGAATGATGAAGATTGTACTGAATCACAGGATGTAACACTGGATCTTGACAGAGGTTCTAATAATTTAGTTACTGAAATGAGAATTTCAGAAGACCCATTTTTTGCAGGAGCAGTTTGGGAACCTTATGCAACTAATAAAATGTGGACTCTTTCCTCAGGATATGAAACCAAAACCGTATATGTTCAATATAGAGATTCAAACGGCGAACTCTCAAATGTATTCAATGATCAGATAGAATATTCCGAAAACTGCGGAGCTACTCCTTCAGTGGAATCCGCTGACACCGATGGGAAGAAAAAAGATACTTTCGTTCAAGGACAGTCGATCTACGTTATAGGAAGCAACTATGATCCTTCCACTACGTATGATCTCTATGTGGTCGAAGACACCACATGGAGTGATCACTTGACAATTCCTGAAAGGGTCTCATTAACCGCTAAATGGGTAACCTCAGATAGCTCAGGTAATTTACCTGTTACAAAAATATGGGACGACTCAGTACTTGGCACATATGATGTAATTATTGATGTCAATAGTAACGGAATATATGATGTGGGTATCGACGCTATAGACGACATGGACGTGAACAATGCAGGCTTCTCGACAGAAGTCCCAGAGTTCCCGACAGTTGCACTCCCGATGGCTGCAATCCTCTGCCTGGCATTTGTGTTCCAGCGCAGAAAAGACTAA
- the tatC gene encoding Sec-independent protein translocase TatC, whose product MSEAIESLSVILLTLRKKLVLIAAVLFSGVALSFQFTGPLIERMKEDLLPEGAKLVYVTPLEVMMLKLKLSVIIGLLLALPFIAFYIYRGISQRFAFRNPVVVRRSQFVFLSSASLVMFILGASYAYFIMLPLFLKYLYLNAAGSGISATYSVFKFISFAAAGTALFGLIFELPIVLTFLTRNGFVKYETLVTYRKHIYIIFLFSGAAITPPDVISQVMVAIPMVIFFEISMVVVRVLGVKKNNELRATEDLS is encoded by the coding sequence ATGTCTGAAGCTATTGAAAGTTTAAGCGTAATCCTGCTGACCCTGCGAAAAAAACTGGTATTAATCGCGGCAGTCCTGTTTTCGGGCGTTGCGCTGTCTTTCCAGTTTACAGGCCCCCTGATAGAAAGGATGAAAGAGGATCTCCTCCCGGAAGGTGCAAAACTTGTCTACGTCACCCCTCTGGAAGTGATGATGCTCAAGCTAAAGCTCTCTGTCATCATCGGGCTCCTGTTAGCTCTGCCTTTTATTGCCTTTTACATCTACAGGGGCATTTCACAGCGCTTTGCTTTCAGGAATCCGGTAGTTGTCAGACGCAGCCAGTTCGTCTTCTTAAGTTCGGCCTCCCTTGTCATGTTCATCCTTGGGGCTTCCTACGCTTACTTTATAATGCTACCCCTTTTCCTGAAATACCTCTACCTGAACGCAGCAGGATCAGGGATTTCCGCGACCTATTCGGTCTTCAAGTTCATCTCCTTTGCAGCAGCAGGAACAGCCCTTTTCGGGCTGATCTTCGAGCTTCCAATCGTGCTAACCTTCCTTACCAGGAATGGTTTCGTGAAGTATGAAACTCTTGTAACCTACCGAAAGCACATCTACATCATTTTCCTGTTTTCAGGGGCTGCGATAACGCCTCCTGACGTAATCAGCCAGGTCATGGTAGCCATTCCCATGGTTATCTTTTTCGAAATCAGCATGGTGGTTGTGAGGGTGCTGGGAGTGAAGAAAAACAATGAACTGAGGGCGACAGAGGATTTGAGCTAA
- the tatC gene encoding twin-arginine translocase subunit TatC, producing MNSHNPGNQTPAGEATGPENKHLFDHGSVHAKGSAYAKGSPSAAVSGVPGDIEEPVMGHLYELRNRLGIVLIWLFLAMMLAYPFSEKGMLLIWREFISPEISMAVYSPLEWVFARLRLCLVFALAVSIPQIFYQLYRFAGKGLYPHEKRFFLKVVPASFLLFILGTAVGYFLVLPVMFKYVIFYSGDLASAQLSVHSTLSAVTTILAGFGIVFQAPLLVIFAVKMELVKYETLKKQRILVYSAILALSLFLSPDPTFIAQFLVALLLVILFEFSLLLVRLF from the coding sequence ATGAATTCTCATAACCCCGGAAACCAGACCCCTGCCGGAGAAGCCACCGGCCCCGAAAACAAGCACTTATTCGACCACGGGTCCGTACACGCTAAGGGCTCTGCATACGCAAAGGGATCCCCGTCTGCAGCCGTTTCAGGGGTTCCCGGGGACATAGAAGAACCCGTCATGGGCCACCTGTATGAGCTCAGGAACCGGCTGGGGATCGTCCTGATCTGGCTTTTCCTGGCAATGATGCTTGCGTACCCGTTTTCGGAGAAGGGGATGCTCCTCATCTGGAGAGAATTCATAAGCCCCGAAATTAGCATGGCAGTGTACTCACCCCTGGAATGGGTCTTTGCCAGGCTCAGGCTCTGCCTGGTCTTTGCCCTTGCGGTTTCCATTCCTCAAATTTTTTACCAGCTCTACAGGTTCGCAGGCAAAGGGCTCTATCCCCATGAGAAGCGCTTCTTCCTCAAAGTCGTGCCTGCTTCCTTCCTGCTCTTTATCCTGGGAACAGCCGTGGGTTACTTCCTGGTTCTGCCGGTGATGTTCAAATATGTGATCTTCTATTCGGGAGACCTGGCTTCAGCGCAGCTTTCGGTCCACAGCACCCTTTCAGCCGTGACCACGATCCTTGCAGGTTTCGGTATTGTGTTCCAGGCACCCCTGCTTGTTATCTTTGCCGTGAAAATGGAGCTTGTAAAGTACGAAACCCTCAAAAAACAGAGGATTTTAGTCTACAGTGCAATTCTGGCCCTTTCTCTGTTCCTCTCCCCGGACCCGACCTTCATTGCACAGTTCCTAGTCGCCTTGCTGCTGGTAATCCTCTTCGAATTCAGCCTGCTTCTGGTCCGGCTCTTTTGA
- a CDS encoding twin-arginine translocase TatA/TatE family subunit: protein MLPIGTSELILIFAVVMLLFGASKLPELARSMGGSVGEFKKAQKESEQSFKEFEKSIKEPTAETPAAKTKVQETAEKLGIDIKGKTDDELLEEIQKAAEKPKEVAEP, encoded by the coding sequence ATGCTACCAATAGGCACAAGTGAACTGATACTGATATTTGCAGTGGTTATGCTCCTTTTCGGGGCAAGCAAACTACCGGAACTTGCCAGGTCCATGGGAGGTTCGGTGGGAGAATTCAAGAAAGCCCAGAAAGAATCCGAACAGTCCTTTAAGGAATTTGAAAAATCCATAAAGGAGCCCACGGCTGAAACCCCTGCTGCAAAAACCAAAGTTCAGGAAACTGCTGAAAAGCTGGGCATCGACATCAAGGGCAAAACCGACGACGAACTTCTGGAAGAGATCCAGAAAGCCGCCGAAAAGCCCAAAGAGGTCGCAGAGCCCTGA
- the amrS gene encoding AmmeMemoRadiSam system radical SAM enzyme — MIREAMFYEKLDADKVQCKLCAHRCKIAPGKRGFCRVRENRGGDLYTLIYGSVSSEAVDPIEKKPLYHFYPGSFAYSVGTVGCNFRCKHCQNWTISQTCVEDSFTRDILPEDLVERALMSGSKSIAWTYNEPTIWHEYSYESAKLAKEAGLGTVYVTNGYMTPEALENIAPYLDAANIDIKAFTEEFYHDVVSAKLAPVLESSVLAKKLGLHVEITNLVIPTRNDSPDELRELSRWVYKNLGPDTPLHFTRFHPQYQMQDLSPTPVETLDTAYKIASEEGMNYVYVGNVFGHKYDNTYCPNCGKMLIQRGLFEIEKYEITPEKTCPQCGEKIPITGEYAGSRYEL, encoded by the coding sequence GTGATTCGTGAAGCCATGTTCTATGAGAAACTCGATGCTGATAAGGTCCAGTGCAAACTCTGCGCCCATAGGTGCAAAATAGCACCCGGAAAAAGGGGCTTTTGCAGGGTCAGGGAAAACCGGGGTGGAGACCTTTATACCCTGATCTACGGCTCCGTATCCAGCGAAGCTGTTGATCCTATTGAAAAAAAGCCGCTATACCATTTTTACCCGGGTTCCTTTGCTTATTCCGTGGGGACAGTCGGGTGCAACTTCCGCTGCAAACACTGCCAGAACTGGACGATTTCCCAGACCTGTGTGGAAGATTCCTTTACCAGGGACATTCTTCCCGAAGACCTGGTGGAAAGGGCGCTGATGTCAGGGTCGAAGTCCATTGCCTGGACCTATAACGAGCCCACGATCTGGCACGAGTACAGCTATGAAAGCGCGAAACTTGCAAAGGAAGCGGGTCTGGGAACGGTGTACGTGACAAACGGGTACATGACCCCTGAAGCCCTTGAAAATATTGCTCCTTATCTCGATGCCGCAAACATTGACATCAAAGCGTTTACCGAAGAATTCTACCACGATGTCGTAAGTGCTAAACTGGCTCCGGTGCTCGAGTCTTCCGTGCTTGCAAAGAAGCTGGGGCTTCATGTGGAAATCACGAACCTTGTCATTCCCACCCGTAACGATTCTCCTGACGAGCTCCGGGAACTCTCCCGCTGGGTCTACAAAAACCTGGGTCCCGACACCCCCCTCCATTTCACCCGCTTCCATCCTCAGTACCAGATGCAGGACCTCTCCCCTACCCCAGTGGAGACCCTCGATACGGCCTACAAAATAGCAAGCGAAGAGGGGATGAATTACGTCTATGTTGGAAACGTTTTCGGGCACAAGTACGACAACACCTACTGTCCGAACTGCGGAAAAATGCTTATTCAGCGCGGGCTCTTCGAGATCGAAAAATACGAAATCACCCCTGAAAAGACCTGTCCGCAGTGCGGGGAAAAAATCCCGATAACGGGAGAATACGCGGGTTCGAGATACGAACTCTAA
- a CDS encoding ferrous iron transport protein A, producing MKKRETIEKTLNMLETGRRARVIQVKGQGSSLKRLFEMGMVPGTFLEVTKKAPLGDPVDFKLKGYNLSLRKQEAEMVIVEVINEVMNEVMDE from the coding sequence ATGAAAAAAAGAGAGACGATCGAAAAAACCTTGAACATGCTGGAAACAGGCCGTAGAGCTCGTGTTATTCAGGTAAAAGGCCAGGGAAGTTCCCTAAAACGGCTCTTTGAGATGGGCATGGTCCCGGGAACCTTTCTGGAGGTAACTAAAAAAGCTCCCCTGGGAGACCCTGTGGATTTCAAGTTAAAAGGGTACAACCTCTCTCTTCGAAAGCAGGAAGCTGAAATGGTAATTGTTGAAGTAATAAATGAAGTGATGAATGAAGTGATGGATGAGTAA
- a CDS encoding FeoA domain-containing protein — protein sequence MDFTPSSSVRLVGRERGALLVIVNGVCYALGRGMAMKIMVEPNFDQGIKSEFDREIKPDFDQRANPDFDQGAKID from the coding sequence ATGGACTTTACACCCTCATCCTCTGTCCGGCTTGTCGGAAGAGAAAGGGGTGCCCTACTTGTGATTGTGAACGGCGTGTGTTATGCCCTTGGCAGAGGTATGGCGATGAAAATTATGGTAGAACCCAACTTTGATCAGGGAATAAAATCCGAATTTGATCGGGAAATAAAACCTGACTTTGATCAGAGAGCAAATCCTGACTTTGATCAGGGGGCAAAAATTGACTGA
- a CDS encoding FeoC-like transcriptional regulator, whose product MVLGYMYALKQMVEMEKNGGISLKELSMQLNTSTQKLKDLFEIMERAGHIEKLVDKNAGTLSVSSQPACSGSFRTCVLCGNCGQCGRNAVSSGTIYRLTEKGRRVCNKQTG is encoded by the coding sequence ATGGTTCTTGGATACATGTATGCATTAAAACAGATGGTGGAAATGGAAAAGAATGGAGGGATTTCCTTAAAAGAGCTCTCCATGCAATTGAATACAAGTACTCAGAAGCTTAAAGACTTGTTTGAAATTATGGAAAGAGCAGGGCACATTGAAAAGCTGGTTGACAAAAATGCCGGCACCCTTTCTGTTTCATCTCAGCCTGCATGTTCAGGTTCCTTCAGGACCTGCGTTCTTTGCGGAAACTGTGGGCAGTGCGGAAGAAACGCCGTTTCTAGCGGCACGATTTACAGGTTGACTGAAAAAGGAAGGAGAGTCTGTAATAAGCAGACGGGTTGA
- a CDS encoding metal-dependent transcriptional regulator, translating into MTTERDEDYLKIIASIVEEKGYAKVKDVAKELDLGPSTVTGMFKKLDKEGYINYEKYGGVTLTDKGEEIARKTREKYSMLKAFLTSLGLDEKTAEKDACRIEHILDPKTAETLEKFVEFVNAKGESKIWIEHFRHFTRTGEYVECNPEKRDKCPVHGKEK; encoded by the coding sequence ATGACAACGGAAAGAGATGAAGACTATTTGAAAATCATAGCTTCAATTGTAGAAGAAAAAGGATATGCCAAAGTCAAAGATGTGGCAAAAGAACTGGACCTTGGTCCTTCTACCGTAACGGGCATGTTCAAAAAACTTGACAAAGAAGGCTACATAAATTATGAAAAATACGGAGGAGTAACCCTTACTGATAAAGGGGAGGAAATCGCCAGGAAGACAAGGGAAAAGTACAGCATGCTCAAAGCCTTCCTCACCAGCCTGGGTCTTGACGAAAAAACCGCGGAAAAAGATGCCTGCAGAATCGAGCATATCCTGGACCCAAAAACAGCAGAAACACTGGAAAAATTTGTCGAATTCGTTAATGCCAAAGGCGAATCAAAAATCTGGATTGAACATTTCAGGCATTTCACCCGGACTGGAGAATATGTAGAATGCAACCCCGAAAAACGGGATAAATGTCCGGTTCACGGCAAGGAAAAATGA
- a CDS encoding methyltransferase produces METPVLGADRFFKLMDDSIRGLREYRLIETALELGVFEALKTPLQAGELAERLGCDPVLVPHFCEALVRLGLLDSFEEIGEAEEELQVEESDEKAEKAEKSPVSPWYVNSELSAAYLLKESPFSQQHYLSEKFRNVALWARLPELMRKGPELVEKGPFFGEVISCMAENARCGLLQETVRTVMENVDFGNVRKLLDLGGGHGLYAIAFAKINEQLEAFVFDLPPVTVKTKQYIEKYGASNVDVIPGDFFKDELGTGYDLVFSSFNPGGKVPELIPKIASALNEGGVFVTRQVPEENTESNPLFNLDWNLWTFEDTKKGGTGYCFENSVPFNEYVGMLGDYGLEVFRTLDMKEGSRMVFARKVNKSN; encoded by the coding sequence ATGGAAACTCCGGTTCTGGGTGCAGACCGTTTCTTCAAGCTCATGGACGACTCGATCAGGGGACTTAGAGAGTACAGGCTAATTGAAACGGCTCTTGAACTTGGAGTTTTTGAAGCCCTGAAAACCCCTCTACAGGCAGGGGAACTTGCCGAAAGGCTGGGGTGTGACCCTGTGTTAGTTCCCCATTTCTGTGAAGCTCTCGTCAGGCTCGGGCTTCTGGACAGTTTTGAGGAGATAGGTGAGGCTGAGGAAGAGTTGCAGGTGGAAGAGAGCGACGAAAAAGCTGAAAAAGCTGAAAAAAGCCCGGTTTCACCCTGGTATGTGAATTCGGAACTTAGCGCTGCATATCTCCTTAAGGAAAGTCCGTTTTCCCAGCAGCATTACCTTTCCGAAAAGTTCAGGAACGTTGCGCTCTGGGCTCGTTTGCCCGAGCTTATGAGGAAGGGTCCGGAACTTGTCGAAAAAGGCCCGTTTTTTGGGGAGGTTATCAGCTGTATGGCTGAAAATGCCCGTTGTGGGCTGCTCCAGGAAACCGTCAGGACGGTCATGGAAAATGTTGATTTCGGAAATGTTCGGAAACTTCTGGACCTGGGAGGAGGGCACGGGCTCTATGCCATTGCTTTTGCAAAAATTAACGAGCAGCTTGAAGCTTTCGTATTCGATCTTCCCCCGGTAACCGTAAAGACGAAGCAGTACATTGAAAAATACGGGGCTTCCAACGTGGACGTAATTCCAGGGGACTTTTTCAAGGACGAACTCGGGACCGGGTACGACCTGGTTTTCTCATCCTTTAACCCGGGCGGCAAGGTCCCGGAACTTATTCCGAAAATCGCTTCAGCCCTGAATGAAGGAGGAGTTTTCGTAACCCGGCAGGTCCCGGAAGAAAATACGGAATCAAATCCCCTCTTCAACCTGGACTGGAACCTCTGGACTTTTGAAGACACAAAGAAAGGAGGGACAGGATACTGCTTTGAAAACAGCGTACCTTTCAATGAATATGTTGGAATGCTGGGTGATTACGGGCTTGAAGTCTTCAGGACCCTGGATATGAAAGAAGGGTCAAGGATGGTGTTTGCAAGGAAGGTCAATAAATCCAATTAA
- a CDS encoding dipeptide/oligopeptide/nickel ABC transporter ATP-binding protein, which yields MAGDRARYWSGYAVTLLKVENLKKYYNSGLFRRQVNRAVDDVSFELEKGKTLGLVGKSGCGKSTLGRTVLRLMEPTGGKVFFEGRDISGLKGRELKKLGTEMQIIFQHPESTLNPKMKIYDCIAEPLRIHGLCGKEAEENRILELIDAVSLNRELLFRYPRELSGGQLQRVAIARILGLRPKFIVADEPTSMLDPLVQAQILSLLKSLQEDYGISFLFISHDMEVVEWMSDEIAVMEGGKIVDFR from the coding sequence ATGGCAGGAGACAGAGCAAGATACTGGAGTGGATACGCAGTGACGCTCTTAAAAGTCGAGAACCTGAAAAAGTATTACAATTCCGGGCTCTTTCGCAGGCAAGTGAACCGGGCTGTAGACGATGTGAGTTTTGAGCTTGAAAAGGGCAAAACCCTGGGGCTTGTCGGAAAAAGCGGCTGCGGCAAATCCACACTCGGCAGAACGGTCCTGAGGCTGATGGAGCCCACGGGGGGAAAGGTCTTTTTCGAGGGCAGGGACATTTCCGGGCTGAAGGGCAGGGAACTTAAAAAACTCGGGACCGAAATGCAGATTATTTTTCAGCACCCGGAATCCACCCTCAACCCCAAGATGAAGATTTACGACTGTATTGCCGAGCCCCTGAGGATCCACGGGCTCTGCGGAAAAGAAGCCGAAGAAAACAGGATTCTGGAACTGATTGATGCTGTTTCCCTGAACAGGGAACTGCTTTTTCGTTACCCCAGGGAACTTAGCGGAGGACAGCTCCAGAGGGTTGCAATTGCCCGGATCCTGGGGCTGAGGCCCAAATTCATTGTGGCGGATGAGCCCACTTCCATGCTCGATCCCCTTGTCCAGGCCCAGATCCTCTCCCTGCTAAAAAGCCTCCAGGAAGACTACGGGATCAGCTTCCTGTTTATTTCACATGACATGGAAGTCGTTGAGTGGATGAGCGATGAGATCGCGGTTATGGAGGGAGGAAAAATAGTTGATTTCAGGTGA
- a CDS encoding ABC transporter ATP-binding protein → MSLLSVEDLNVSFNTTRGPVKANEGIFLEVKEGEILALIGETGCGKTTFGKALLRLLSRNVKLEGKILFKGRDLLDLSEKEMRHLRGKEIGIMLQNPSLSLNPVLSVGDQIAEIYRCHENCGKKDAGKKAGELLELVGIDPSKKSEYPHQFSGGMLQRVMVAMGLALHPGLLIADEPTKGLDPQTKQQIADLISGLVRREGSSLLLITHDLEVAERVADRAAVMYAGEIVETGDAGEVFSSPKHPYTRALLESLPGKGLRAVPGQSPSFVSPPSGCRYHPRCKFRIEACPKTRPELLELEGGRQVRCLLYEKDAGREMGQETGQDAWQETEQDTGVDTQ, encoded by the coding sequence ATGAGCCTGCTTTCGGTAGAGGACCTTAACGTCTCTTTCAATACAACCAGGGGTCCCGTGAAAGCCAATGAGGGCATTTTCCTGGAGGTTAAAGAGGGAGAAATCCTTGCTCTCATCGGGGAAACCGGGTGCGGAAAAACGACTTTTGGAAAAGCTCTTCTGAGGCTGCTTTCGAGGAATGTGAAGCTCGAAGGCAAAATCCTTTTCAAGGGGCGGGATTTGCTGGACCTTTCCGAAAAGGAAATGAGGCATCTGCGGGGCAAAGAAATCGGGATCATGCTCCAGAACCCTTCCCTTTCCCTGAACCCAGTGCTTTCGGTAGGGGATCAGATAGCCGAAATCTACCGCTGCCATGAAAACTGCGGAAAAAAGGATGCCGGAAAGAAAGCCGGGGAGCTGCTCGAACTCGTGGGGATCGACCCTTCGAAAAAATCCGAATACCCGCATCAGTTCAGTGGGGGAATGCTCCAGCGGGTCATGGTGGCTATGGGGCTTGCCCTGCACCCCGGACTCCTGATTGCTGATGAGCCTACCAAAGGGCTCGACCCGCAGACAAAGCAGCAGATTGCAGACCTGATTTCCGGGCTTGTCCGGCGGGAGGGTTCTTCCCTGCTCCTGATTACCCATGACCTGGAAGTTGCGGAGAGGGTTGCGGACAGGGCTGCAGTCATGTATGCCGGGGAAATCGTGGAAACCGGGGATGCCGGCGAAGTATTTTCCAGCCCTAAACACCCCTACACCCGTGCCCTCCTGGAGTCCCTGCCCGGAAAAGGGCTTCGTGCCGTCCCGGGCCAGAGCCCGAGTTTTGTTTCTCCTCCTTCCGGCTGCAGATACCATCCCCGCTGCAAATTCCGGATAGAAGCCTGCCCGAAAACCCGGCCCGAGCTCCTGGAACTTGAAGGAGGAAGGCAGGTCAGGTGCCTGCTCTATGAAAAAGATGCAGGACGAGAGATGGGACAAGAGACAGGGCAAGATGCATGGCAGGAGACAGAGCAAGATACTGGAGTGGATACGCAGTGA